From the Gallaecimonas mangrovi genome, one window contains:
- the pyrE gene encoding orotate phosphoribosyltransferase yields MKAYQQAFIEFAIERQVLRFGSFTLKSGRQSPYFFNAGLFNTGRDLAKLGRFYADALVDAGIDFDVLFGPAYKGIPIATTTAVALSDQHDKDYPYCFNRKEKKDHGEGGSLVGSPLKGKIMLVDDVITAGTAIRESMEIIKAEGAELAGVLIALDRQEKGKGELSAIQEVERDFGCQVISIITLADLVTFLEQKPELAEALAAVRNYRTQYGV; encoded by the coding sequence ATGAAAGCCTATCAACAAGCCTTTATTGAATTTGCCATTGAACGCCAAGTGCTGCGCTTTGGCAGTTTTACCTTAAAGTCGGGCCGTCAAAGCCCGTACTTCTTTAATGCCGGCCTTTTTAACACTGGCCGTGACTTGGCAAAATTGGGCCGTTTCTACGCCGACGCGCTAGTGGATGCGGGCATCGATTTTGACGTGCTGTTTGGCCCTGCCTATAAGGGCATTCCCATTGCTACCACCACGGCGGTGGCCTTGAGTGACCAGCACGATAAAGACTATCCCTACTGTTTTAATCGCAAAGAGAAAAAAGACCACGGTGAAGGTGGCAGCCTGGTGGGTAGCCCGCTTAAGGGCAAGATCATGTTGGTTGACGATGTGATCACCGCCGGTACTGCCATTCGTGAGTCGATGGAGATAATAAAAGCAGAAGGCGCTGAACTTGCCGGTGTATTAATTGCTCTGGATAGACAAGAAAAGGGCAAAGGTGAGTTGTCAGCAATTCAGGAAGTGGAGCGGGATTTTGGCTGCCAGGTGATTAGCATTATTACCTTGGCCGATCTTGTGACCTTCCTCGAACAAAAGCCTGAACTGGCTGAGGCGTTAGCCGCGGTACGGAACTATCGCACGCAATATGGGGTCTGA
- the rph gene encoding ribonuclease PH, translated as MRHSGRTPSQTREVSITRHYTQHAEGSVLVAFGNTKVLCTASVVEGAPRWLKGKGQGWVTAEYGMLPRATHTRNDREAARGKQSGRTMEIQRLIARSLRAAVDLTKLGDVTITVDCDVIQADGGTRTAAITGGCVALFDALTWMVEQKKIKASPFKQMVAALSVGMVAGTAVCDLDYVEDSSAETDMNVVMTEDGRMIEVQGTAEAEPFSRQDLNAMLELAENGISQLFTAQRAALA; from the coding sequence ATGCGACACAGCGGCCGAACCCCCAGCCAAACCCGTGAGGTTAGTATTACCCGCCATTACACTCAGCACGCCGAAGGTTCGGTGCTGGTGGCCTTTGGTAACACCAAGGTTTTGTGCACCGCCTCTGTTGTTGAAGGTGCGCCGCGCTGGTTAAAAGGCAAAGGCCAAGGCTGGGTAACCGCTGAGTACGGCATGTTGCCACGCGCCACCCACACCCGTAATGACCGCGAAGCGGCGCGGGGCAAGCAGTCGGGCCGGACCATGGAAATTCAGCGCCTTATTGCCCGTAGCCTGAGGGCGGCGGTGGATTTAACCAAGCTGGGCGATGTTACCATCACCGTTGATTGCGACGTGATCCAAGCCGATGGCGGCACCCGCACCGCGGCCATTACCGGCGGTTGTGTGGCCCTGTTTGATGCGTTGACCTGGATGGTTGAGCAGAAGAAAATTAAAGCCAGCCCCTTTAAGCAAATGGTGGCGGCGCTGTCGGTGGGCATGGTGGCAGGTACCGCCGTTTGTGACCTTGATTACGTGGAAGACTCCAGCGCCGAAACCGATATGAATGTGGTGATGACCGAAGACGGCCGCATGATTGAGGTGCAAGGCACCGCCGAAGCAGAGCCCTTTAGCCGCCAAGACCTCAACGCCATGTTGGAGCTGGCTGAAAACGGTATCAGCCAACTCTTTACTGCCCAGCGCGCTGCGCTGGCTTGA
- a CDS encoding N-acetylmuramidase domain-containing protein, with translation MSKTLSAAVGRGCDNHSSDVKTVQWLLNHQQLPAFNVSLAEDGVMGPSTLNAIALFQRLVVEMQHPDERVDPDGKTLLLLNRGVNADTATALPPVCPHPPLQETDYQQAAADLGIALAALKAVADVESQGNAFLHSGRPVILFEAHIFSRLTNHVFDATQPALSSATWNRALYLGGEQEYDRLTAAMALNRAAALQSASWGQFQIMGFHYSAAGFSDIDEMVTAQFTSAKEQLAAFVSFIKSQQLGQYLQTKQWDDFARRYNGESYQQNHYAERLQAAYQRHC, from the coding sequence ATGTCAAAGACCCTTAGTGCAGCTGTTGGCCGCGGCTGCGACAACCACAGCAGTGATGTTAAAACCGTGCAGTGGCTGCTAAACCACCAACAGTTGCCCGCTTTTAATGTCAGCCTCGCCGAAGACGGCGTTATGGGCCCAAGCACCTTAAACGCCATTGCCCTTTTTCAGCGGTTGGTGGTTGAGATGCAGCACCCGGATGAGCGGGTGGACCCTGACGGTAAAACGCTGCTGCTGCTTAATCGCGGCGTTAACGCCGATACTGCTACCGCGCTGCCGCCCGTTTGCCCGCATCCGCCCTTGCAAGAAACCGACTATCAACAAGCCGCCGCAGACCTCGGCATAGCGCTTGCGGCCCTTAAGGCCGTGGCCGACGTAGAAAGCCAGGGCAATGCCTTTTTACACTCTGGGCGCCCCGTCATACTTTTTGAGGCGCATATTTTTTCGAGACTGACCAACCATGTTTTTGATGCCACCCAGCCGGCGCTTTCCAGCGCCACCTGGAACAGGGCGCTTTATTTGGGTGGCGAACAGGAATATGACCGCTTAACCGCGGCGATGGCGCTTAACAGGGCAGCGGCGCTGCAATCGGCGTCTTGGGGGCAATTTCAGATAATGGGTTTTCATTATTCAGCCGCGGGCTTTAGTGACATTGATGAGATGGTTACAGCGCAATTTACCTCCGCCAAAGAGCAGTTAGCGGCCTTTGTTAGCTTTATTAAAAGCCAGCAACTGGGCCAATACCTGCAAACCAAGCAGTGGGACGACTTTGCCAGAAGATACAACGGCGAAAGCTACCAGCAAAATCACTATGCTGAGCGCCTGCAAGCGGCTTATCAACGTCATTGCTAA
- a CDS encoding superoxide dismutase, with amino-acid sequence MAHQLPAIPYAYDALEPHIDALTMEIHHSRHHQTYVDKLNDALEGTGLEDWPVEQLLRQLSDVPQAKRQAVINHGGGHANHSLFWTVMSAQGGGTPQPKLAKAIDQELGGFDAFKAAFTNAAVARFGSGWAWLSVTPDGKLVVENTLNQDSPLLNGNTPILGLDVWEHAYYLKYQNKRPDYIKAFFKVINWPQVEQNYIAALA; translated from the coding sequence ATGGCACATCAATTACCCGCAATTCCTTACGCTTACGATGCACTGGAACCGCACATCGATGCGCTCACCATGGAAATTCACCATTCGCGCCACCACCAAACCTACGTCGACAAACTCAATGACGCCCTTGAGGGCACTGGCCTTGAAGACTGGCCCGTTGAGCAGCTTTTGCGCCAGCTAAGTGACGTACCGCAAGCCAAGCGCCAAGCCGTGATCAACCATGGCGGCGGCCATGCCAACCACTCGCTGTTTTGGACGGTAATGTCAGCACAGGGCGGCGGAACACCGCAACCAAAGCTGGCCAAGGCCATTGACCAGGAATTAGGCGGCTTTGATGCCTTTAAAGCCGCTTTTACCAACGCCGCCGTGGCGCGTTTTGGCTCTGGCTGGGCCTGGCTGTCAGTGACGCCAGACGGCAAACTGGTGGTAGAAAACACCCTCAACCAAGACAGCCCCTTGCTTAACGGCAACACCCCCATCTTGGGGTTAGATGTTTGGGAACACGCGTATTACCTCAAGTATCAAAATAAGCGCCCGGATTACATTAAGGCCTTTTTTAAGGTTATAAATTGGCCACAGGTTGAGCAAAATTATATCGCGGCGCTGGCGTAA
- a CDS encoding YicC/YloC family endoribonuclease — MTYSMTAFARKDVRADWGTASWEIRSVNQRYLETYFRLPDAFRSLDPVLREKLRAKLSRGKVEVQLRYDFANADANSLAFNKALADMLMARASELATKAPQSNINVVDILRWPGVMNAPEADLDAISEELLAAFDDALEDFIAARGREGDTLKVLIESRLEGVLVEVAKVREKMPEVLVWQRERMQNRFEEAKVELEPGRLEQEMVMLASRIDVAEELDRLESHVKETRKIFKGKGAIGRRLDFMMQEFNREANTLGSKSINSEITASSVELKVLIEQMREQIQNIE, encoded by the coding sequence ATGACTTACAGCATGACCGCCTTTGCCCGTAAAGATGTACGGGCCGACTGGGGCACCGCCTCCTGGGAAATTCGCTCGGTTAACCAGCGCTATTTAGAAACCTATTTTCGTCTGCCCGACGCCTTTAGAAGCTTAGATCCGGTGCTGCGTGAAAAACTGCGCGCCAAGCTCAGCCGCGGCAAAGTTGAAGTGCAGCTGCGCTATGACTTTGCCAACGCCGACGCCAACTCCCTAGCCTTTAACAAGGCCCTGGCCGACATGCTGATGGCCCGCGCCAGCGAGCTGGCCACCAAGGCGCCGCAGTCAAACATTAATGTGGTTGATATTCTGCGCTGGCCCGGGGTAATGAACGCCCCAGAAGCCGACCTTGATGCCATCAGCGAAGAACTGCTGGCCGCCTTTGACGACGCCTTAGAAGACTTTATTGCCGCCCGCGGCCGCGAAGGTGACACCCTTAAAGTCCTTATCGAAAGCCGTCTTGAAGGCGTGCTGGTGGAAGTGGCCAAGGTGCGGGAAAAAATGCCCGAAGTTTTGGTCTGGCAGCGCGAGCGCATGCAAAACCGCTTCGAAGAAGCCAAGGTTGAGCTGGAACCGGGCCGCCTTGAGCAAGAAATGGTGATGCTGGCCAGCCGCATTGATGTGGCCGAAGAGCTAGACCGCTTGGAATCCCACGTTAAAGAGACCCGTAAAATCTTTAAAGGCAAAGGCGCCATTGGCCGCCGCCTGGATTTTATGATGCAAGAGTTTAACCGCGAGGCGAACACCCTGGGTTCAAAATCCATCAACAGCGAAATTACCGCCAGCTCGGTGGAATTAAAAGTGCTGATTGAGCAGATGCGCGAGCAAATTCAAAATATCGAATAA